The Argopecten irradians isolate NY chromosome 4, Ai_NY, whole genome shotgun sequence genome has a window encoding:
- the LOC138320694 gene encoding zinc finger protein 236-like isoform X3, with protein sequence MQVSSIMHSKNGAPTGEEEDESPTKSTRKSSIHKKAISDDNGNIVTPLRTTRVTRSKGAPPSGKTPGYITPKKTEKEKQKKEKENSVEDEISERSVDEDKEEEEDIRNERDSDESDENENESEDGNVDSTENIPDGEGSTDNIVKDLKSEDQMTEQRMDSETESKQLDIVKTIKKEIDSSKNTSGKETVNESGKGDRSDVESMDKRRTEEDMEEKDNASEKDIKTDSSVELQHADQDDNLSENNESEKEDGEGMELEEDEGQLCIDEASDEGETKKEVDSQREETLSKGYSSSLKDRTCNFCSVVKKSPADLQRHIRKHTGERPFKCMMCSRMFKAKRSLQYHQFMHHGIKSENSNISQKYSLMRKRKLEMDQLRAELISPDGTKRFKSEDSPDVTLMDGMTRQDGKDSSTSPESGADVESQSDRTCYVCGKLCLKPSDLKRHMMCHTGERPFKCDVCGKPFRAKNSMLYHKKSAHGFDIELSPGLEERFLRLKKQTNLHTIATKMANQNVSNNVTPKPSSSNNSVEADEDDDSDETSSIPTLDNYPIENGNKVFYSCGYSNSFQDGEVELDESTGLFKHKLANGSQVMMEQGDSDMMDECKDQPIDTDNLDPPDITQMIKDGSSMVGAEIIHGSHFTKNRISIRNETVLITRLDGVNLTTGKDMSLYKCYLCGKVFNYLSKVQCHLSMHFEKDIVIFQCQLCKASFWFKNQVMQHIRKKHPSEVDHASRRQENQCKNNDADNDTSNSDMDSGIQVKSEGNDENSDEREGSSSPIESKIDDEDIFKKDSEERDNDMLCRFWRGLKYRKNSNGSYVCLVCRKSFHREISLLKHIKIHSGHKQCYCQECGKGFMEFTALRQHLSMFHGLQDNSHTVKPHIKASTKHSLLSNLLSKKTSSKPEADNTPRQSQEERARELLIKEGIQEDVTVVMPCGPDDDPEVDAGPRLLDVWSERDSEESSEANSQDGIVAPVLSKRSLAKEISKSKRKSSQPVKLQNASIPPPPPLQISIPPPASTVAHVPIPIPTRLLINGEAAGANLAALPGSVELPGGVQIKQEPLSPQPDVPPTTNSAPNIVNPNTPVAQFVMNPGQQMILTSASGATTGQPQPMMLLSNSAFPSPIPGNIIGMVQVANSPNQIPAKDSVPLDSSTPMSSEPSPSNTEGSDRDTLVGFPRVQWSPNETPTSCTSVPGYAWSQISADGRKVTSLSRTHSRLPIVNAPVNRDKVCKPMTLTDGRVVYRCPFCSKDFLSYSDINRHMDFHEDIRPYKCKYCDYFARTNSQLKVHMMRHQGIREFCCKVCNYKGVTQSDLNRHMKSQIHILKSRNECRHCGEGFVTQKNLEKHLDGNCIVKVTKLEDTSDFYATSKLENVGLEA encoded by the exons GTGAAGAAGAAGATGAAAGCCCCACAAAATCTACAAGAAAATCTTCAATTCACAAAAAGGCTATTTCGGATGACAATGGGAACATTGTAACACCATTGCGCACAACTAGAGTAACTCGTAGTAAAGGTGCTCCTCCTTCGGGTAAAACTCCAGGTTACATCACCCCAAAGAAGACTGAGAAAGAGAAacaaaagaaagagaaagaaaattCTGTGGAAGATGAAATCAGCGAGAGAAGTGTAGATGAAGACAAGGAAGAAGAGGAGGATATAAGGAATGAGAGAGATAGTGATGAGTCAGACGAAAATGAAAATGAGTCCGAGGATGGAAATGTAGATAGTACTGAAAACATTCCTGATGGTGAGGGTTCCACGGATAACATAGTTAAAGATTTGAAGTCTGAGGACCAAATGACTGAACAAAGGATGGATTCTGAAACTGAATCTAAGCAGTTAGATATTgtcaaaacaattaaaaaggAAATAGACAGTTCTAAAAATACTTCAGGTAAGGAGACTGTCAATGAAAGTGGTAAAGGTGATCGGTCAGATGTCGAAAGTATGGACAAAAGAAGGACAGAGGAAGATATGGAAGAGAAGGACAATGCTAGTGAAAAAGATATTAAAACTGATTCCAGTGTAGAACTACAGCATGCTGACCAAGATGATAACCTATCAGAAAACAATGAAAGTGAAAAAGAGGATGGTGAAGGTATGGAATTAGAGGAGGACGAAGGACAACTGTGTATTGATGAAGCAAGCGACGAGGGAGAAACCAAGAAGGAAGTTGACAGCCAAAGGGAGGAAACTCTTAGTAAAGGATATAGCTCCTCTCTGAAGGACAGGACATGTAACTTCTGTTCAGTGGTCAAGAAAAGTCCAGCAGATCTTCAGCGACATATCCGTAAACACACTGGGGAACGTCCATTCAAATGCATG ATGTGCAGTCGTATGTTTAAAGCAAAGCGTAGCCTTCAATACCACCAGTTTATGCATCATGGCATCAAGAGTGAAAACAGTAACATATCTCAAAAGTACTCACTCATGAGGAAACGGAAACTGGAGATGGATCAGCTTCGAGCTGAGCTCATCTCTCCAGATGGAACGAAGCGATTTAAGTCGGAGGACTCACCAGATGTTACCCTAATGGATGGTATGACCAGACAGGATGGGAAGGATTCCAGCACAAGTCCAGAGAGTGGAGCTGATGTGGAGAGTCAGAGTGACCGCACTTGCTATGTATGTGGAAAACTCTGTCTGAAGCCCAGCGACCTTAAACGACACATGATGTGCCACACCGGGGAACGACCCTTCAAGTGTGAT GTCTGTGGAAAACCATTTCGTGCCAAGAACAGTATGCTCTACCATAAGAAATCTGCTCACGGATTTGACATAGAGCTCAGTCCAGGGCTGGAGGAACGCTTCCTTCGtctgaaaaaacaaacaaatctacaCACTATTGCTACAAAAATGGCTAATCAGAATGTTAGCAACAATGTTACTCCAAAGCCTTCGAGTTCCAATAACTCTGTGGAAgctgatgaagatgatgactcTGATGAAACCTCCTCCATTCCAACTTTGGACAATTACCCGATAGAGAACGGAAATAAAGTCTTCTACAGTTGTGGTTACTCAAACTCATTCCAAGATGGTGAAGTAGAGTTAGATGAATCAACAGGATTGTTCAAACATAAGTTAGCAAACGGAAGTCAAGTGATGATGGAACAGGGTGATTCTGACATGATGGATGAATGTAAGGACCAGCCTATTGACACTGACAATTTGGACCCGCCAGACATTACACAGATGATCAAAGATGGATCCAGTATGGTTGGGGCGGAGATCATTCACGGGTCTCATTTCACTAAAAATAGAATCAGTATCCGTAACGAGACAGTGCTGATCACGCGGCTGGATGGAGTCAACCTTACCACTGGGAAAGACATGAGTCTGTACAAGTGTTACTtatgtggtaaggtgtttaacTACCTGAGTAAGGTGCAGTGCCACTTGTCAATGCATTTTGAAAAAGATATAGTGATTTTTCAGTGCCAGTTATGTAAGGCCTCATTTTGGTTTAAGAACCAAGTGATGCAGCATATTAGAAAAAAGCATCCCTCAGAGGTGGACCATGCAAGTAGGAGACAAGAGAATCAGTGTAAGAATAATGATGCGGACAATGATACATCTAACTCAGACATGGATTCAGGAATTCAGGTGAAGTCAGAGGGGAATGATGAGAATAGTGATGAGAGGGAAGGCAGTTCATCGCCCATCGAAAGCAAGATAGACGATGAGGATATATTCAAGAAAGATTCAGAAGAGCGTGATAATGATATGTTGTGTCGCTTCTGGCGTGGATTGAAATATCGAAAAAACAGCAATGGTTCGTATGTATGCCTAGTGTGTCGTAAATCATTCCACCGGGAGATTTCCCTACTCAAACATATCAAGATACACAGTGGACATAAACAGTGCTATTGTCAGGAGTGTGGGAAGGGCTTTATGGAGTTCACAGCTCTGCGTCAACATTTATCCATGTTTCACGGTCTCCAGGACAACAGCCATACTGTTAAACCTCATATCAAAGCCTCTACCAAACATTCACTGCTGTCCAACCTCCTCAGTAAAAAGACAAGTTCAAAGCCTGAGGCTGACAACACACCACGCCAGTCACAGGAGGAAAGAGCTCGAGAGTTACTCATCAAAGAAGGTATACAAGAAGATGTTACTGTTGTGATGCCTTGTGGACCAGATGATGACCCTGAGGTTGATGCTGGTCCACGTCTTTTGGATGTCTGGTCCGAACGAGACTCAGAAGAGAGTAGTGAAGCCAACAGCCAAGATGGAATTGTTGCTCCAGTATTATCCAAACGGTCACTAGCAAAGGAAATAAGCAAGTCCAAGCGCAAATCATCTCAGCCTGTCAAACTCCAAAACGCTTCTAtcccaccaccaccacctttACAAATATCCATTCCTCCCCCTGCATCAACTGTGGCACATGTTCCAATCCCAATTCCTACCCGACTCCTCATCAACGGTGAGGCAGCTGGAGCAAATCTAGCAGCCTTACCTGGAAGTGTAGAACTGCCGGGTGGTGTACAGATCAAACAGGAACCATTGTCCCCTCAACCTGATGTGCCTCCTACAACTAATTCAGCACCTAACATTGTCAATCCTAATACCCCTGTGGCACAGTTTGTGATGAACCCTGGTCAGCAGATGATACTGACCAGTGCTAGTGGAGCTACCACCGGTCAGCCTCAACCTATGATGCTTCTCTCTAACTCTGCCTTCCCTTCTCCAATTCCTGGCAATATTATTGGCATGGTGCAAGTTGCCAACTCACCCAATCAAATTCCAGCCAAGGACTCTGTTCCCTTGGACAGCTCCACTCCAATGTCATCGGAACCGTCGCCTTCTAACACTGAGGGTAGTGACAGAGATACGCTCGTTGGATTTCCTCGGGTTCAGTGGTCTCCAAATGAAACACCTACCTCGTGTACCTCAGTCCCGGGCTACGCTTGGAGCCAGATATCTGCTGATGGACGTAAAGTTACCTCGCTTTCTCGAACACACTCAAG ACTGCCAATTGTGAATGCACCGGTAAACAGGGATAAAGTTTGTAAGCCAATGACATTGACAGATGGCCGTGTAGTATATAGATGTCCATTCTGTAGTAAAGACTTTCTCTCCTACTCTGACATCAACAGACATATGGACTTCCATGAAG atatCCGACCATACAAGTGTAAATACTGTGACTACTTTGCCCGTACCAACAGTCAACTCAAGGTCCATATGATGCGACATCAAG GTATACGTGAGTTCTGCTGCAAGGTATGTAACTACAAGGGAGTAACCCAGTCTGATCTGAACCGTCACATGAAGTCCCAAATTCACATCCTCAAGTCTCGCAATGAGTGTAGGCACTGTGGCGAGGGCTTTGTCACACAGAAAAACCTGGAGAAACATCTCGATGGAAATTGTATCGTGAAAGTTACAAAGTTAGAGGATACTTCAGACTTCTATGCTACCTCCAAACTAGAAAATGTTGGTTTGGAGGCCTAA
- the LOC138320694 gene encoding zinc finger protein 236-like isoform X4 has translation MTNTGGQSNWQVKSGEEEDESPTKSTRKSSIHKKAISDDNGNIVTPLRTTRVTRSKGAPPSGKTPGYITPKKTEKEKQKKEKENSVEDEISERSVDEDKEEEEDIRNERDSDESDENENESEDGNVDSTENIPDGEGSTDNIVKDLKSEDQMTEQRMDSETESKQLDIVKTIKKEIDSSKNTSGKETVNESGKGDRSDVESMDKRRTEEDMEEKDNASEKDIKTDSSVELQHADQDDNLSENNESEKEDGEGMELEEDEGQLCIDEASDEGETKKEVDSQREETLSKGYSSSLKDRTCNFCSVVKKSPADLQRHIRKHTGERPFKCMMCSRMFKAKRSLQYHQFMHHGIKSENSNISQKYSLMRKRKLEMDQLRAELISPDGTKRFKSEDSPDVTLMDGMTRQDGKDSSTSPESGADVESQSDRTCYVCGKLCLKPSDLKRHMMCHTGERPFKCDVCGKPFRAKNSMLYHKKSAHGFDIELSPGLEERFLRLKKQTNLHTIATKMANQNVSNNVTPKPSSSNNSVEADEDDDSDETSSIPTLDNYPIENGNKVFYSCGYSNSFQDGEVELDESTGLFKHKLANGSQVMMEQGDSDMMDECKDQPIDTDNLDPPDITQMIKDGSSMVGAEIIHGSHFTKNRISIRNETVLITRLDGVNLTTGKDMSLYKCYLCGKVFNYLSKVQCHLSMHFEKDIVIFQCQLCKASFWFKNQVMQHIRKKHPSEVDHASRRQENQCKNNDADNDTSNSDMDSGIQVKSEGNDENSDEREGSSSPIESKIDDEDIFKKDSEERDNDMLCRFWRGLKYRKNSNGSYVCLVCRKSFHREISLLKHIKIHSGHKQCYCQECGKGFMEFTALRQHLSMFHGLQDNSHTVKPHIKASTKHSLLSNLLSKKTSSKPEADNTPRQSQEERARELLIKEGIQEDVTVVMPCGPDDDPEVDAGPRLLDVWSERDSEESSEANSQDGIVAPVLSKRSLAKEISKSKRKSSQPVKLQNASIPPPPPLQISIPPPASTVAHVPIPIPTRLLINGEAAGANLAALPGSVELPGGVQIKQEPLSPQPDVPPTTNSAPNIVNPNTPVAQFVMNPGQQMILTSASGATTGQPQPMMLLSNSAFPSPIPGNIIGMVQVANSPNQIPAKDSVPLDSSTPMSSEPSPSNTEGSDRDTLVGFPRVQWSPNETPTSCTSVPGYAWSQISADGRKVTSLSRTHSRLPIVNAPVNRDKVCKPMTLTDGRVVYRCPFCSKDFLSYSDINRHMDFHEDIRPYKCKYCDYFARTNSQLKVHMMRHQGIREFCCKVCNYKGVTQSDLNRHMKSQIHILKSRNECRHCGEGFVTQKNLEKHLDGNCIVKVTKLEDTSDFYATSKLENVGLEA, from the exons GTGAAGAAGAAGATGAAAGCCCCACAAAATCTACAAGAAAATCTTCAATTCACAAAAAGGCTATTTCGGATGACAATGGGAACATTGTAACACCATTGCGCACAACTAGAGTAACTCGTAGTAAAGGTGCTCCTCCTTCGGGTAAAACTCCAGGTTACATCACCCCAAAGAAGACTGAGAAAGAGAAacaaaagaaagagaaagaaaattCTGTGGAAGATGAAATCAGCGAGAGAAGTGTAGATGAAGACAAGGAAGAAGAGGAGGATATAAGGAATGAGAGAGATAGTGATGAGTCAGACGAAAATGAAAATGAGTCCGAGGATGGAAATGTAGATAGTACTGAAAACATTCCTGATGGTGAGGGTTCCACGGATAACATAGTTAAAGATTTGAAGTCTGAGGACCAAATGACTGAACAAAGGATGGATTCTGAAACTGAATCTAAGCAGTTAGATATTgtcaaaacaattaaaaaggAAATAGACAGTTCTAAAAATACTTCAGGTAAGGAGACTGTCAATGAAAGTGGTAAAGGTGATCGGTCAGATGTCGAAAGTATGGACAAAAGAAGGACAGAGGAAGATATGGAAGAGAAGGACAATGCTAGTGAAAAAGATATTAAAACTGATTCCAGTGTAGAACTACAGCATGCTGACCAAGATGATAACCTATCAGAAAACAATGAAAGTGAAAAAGAGGATGGTGAAGGTATGGAATTAGAGGAGGACGAAGGACAACTGTGTATTGATGAAGCAAGCGACGAGGGAGAAACCAAGAAGGAAGTTGACAGCCAAAGGGAGGAAACTCTTAGTAAAGGATATAGCTCCTCTCTGAAGGACAGGACATGTAACTTCTGTTCAGTGGTCAAGAAAAGTCCAGCAGATCTTCAGCGACATATCCGTAAACACACTGGGGAACGTCCATTCAAATGCATG ATGTGCAGTCGTATGTTTAAAGCAAAGCGTAGCCTTCAATACCACCAGTTTATGCATCATGGCATCAAGAGTGAAAACAGTAACATATCTCAAAAGTACTCACTCATGAGGAAACGGAAACTGGAGATGGATCAGCTTCGAGCTGAGCTCATCTCTCCAGATGGAACGAAGCGATTTAAGTCGGAGGACTCACCAGATGTTACCCTAATGGATGGTATGACCAGACAGGATGGGAAGGATTCCAGCACAAGTCCAGAGAGTGGAGCTGATGTGGAGAGTCAGAGTGACCGCACTTGCTATGTATGTGGAAAACTCTGTCTGAAGCCCAGCGACCTTAAACGACACATGATGTGCCACACCGGGGAACGACCCTTCAAGTGTGAT GTCTGTGGAAAACCATTTCGTGCCAAGAACAGTATGCTCTACCATAAGAAATCTGCTCACGGATTTGACATAGAGCTCAGTCCAGGGCTGGAGGAACGCTTCCTTCGtctgaaaaaacaaacaaatctacaCACTATTGCTACAAAAATGGCTAATCAGAATGTTAGCAACAATGTTACTCCAAAGCCTTCGAGTTCCAATAACTCTGTGGAAgctgatgaagatgatgactcTGATGAAACCTCCTCCATTCCAACTTTGGACAATTACCCGATAGAGAACGGAAATAAAGTCTTCTACAGTTGTGGTTACTCAAACTCATTCCAAGATGGTGAAGTAGAGTTAGATGAATCAACAGGATTGTTCAAACATAAGTTAGCAAACGGAAGTCAAGTGATGATGGAACAGGGTGATTCTGACATGATGGATGAATGTAAGGACCAGCCTATTGACACTGACAATTTGGACCCGCCAGACATTACACAGATGATCAAAGATGGATCCAGTATGGTTGGGGCGGAGATCATTCACGGGTCTCATTTCACTAAAAATAGAATCAGTATCCGTAACGAGACAGTGCTGATCACGCGGCTGGATGGAGTCAACCTTACCACTGGGAAAGACATGAGTCTGTACAAGTGTTACTtatgtggtaaggtgtttaacTACCTGAGTAAGGTGCAGTGCCACTTGTCAATGCATTTTGAAAAAGATATAGTGATTTTTCAGTGCCAGTTATGTAAGGCCTCATTTTGGTTTAAGAACCAAGTGATGCAGCATATTAGAAAAAAGCATCCCTCAGAGGTGGACCATGCAAGTAGGAGACAAGAGAATCAGTGTAAGAATAATGATGCGGACAATGATACATCTAACTCAGACATGGATTCAGGAATTCAGGTGAAGTCAGAGGGGAATGATGAGAATAGTGATGAGAGGGAAGGCAGTTCATCGCCCATCGAAAGCAAGATAGACGATGAGGATATATTCAAGAAAGATTCAGAAGAGCGTGATAATGATATGTTGTGTCGCTTCTGGCGTGGATTGAAATATCGAAAAAACAGCAATGGTTCGTATGTATGCCTAGTGTGTCGTAAATCATTCCACCGGGAGATTTCCCTACTCAAACATATCAAGATACACAGTGGACATAAACAGTGCTATTGTCAGGAGTGTGGGAAGGGCTTTATGGAGTTCACAGCTCTGCGTCAACATTTATCCATGTTTCACGGTCTCCAGGACAACAGCCATACTGTTAAACCTCATATCAAAGCCTCTACCAAACATTCACTGCTGTCCAACCTCCTCAGTAAAAAGACAAGTTCAAAGCCTGAGGCTGACAACACACCACGCCAGTCACAGGAGGAAAGAGCTCGAGAGTTACTCATCAAAGAAGGTATACAAGAAGATGTTACTGTTGTGATGCCTTGTGGACCAGATGATGACCCTGAGGTTGATGCTGGTCCACGTCTTTTGGATGTCTGGTCCGAACGAGACTCAGAAGAGAGTAGTGAAGCCAACAGCCAAGATGGAATTGTTGCTCCAGTATTATCCAAACGGTCACTAGCAAAGGAAATAAGCAAGTCCAAGCGCAAATCATCTCAGCCTGTCAAACTCCAAAACGCTTCTAtcccaccaccaccacctttACAAATATCCATTCCTCCCCCTGCATCAACTGTGGCACATGTTCCAATCCCAATTCCTACCCGACTCCTCATCAACGGTGAGGCAGCTGGAGCAAATCTAGCAGCCTTACCTGGAAGTGTAGAACTGCCGGGTGGTGTACAGATCAAACAGGAACCATTGTCCCCTCAACCTGATGTGCCTCCTACAACTAATTCAGCACCTAACATTGTCAATCCTAATACCCCTGTGGCACAGTTTGTGATGAACCCTGGTCAGCAGATGATACTGACCAGTGCTAGTGGAGCTACCACCGGTCAGCCTCAACCTATGATGCTTCTCTCTAACTCTGCCTTCCCTTCTCCAATTCCTGGCAATATTATTGGCATGGTGCAAGTTGCCAACTCACCCAATCAAATTCCAGCCAAGGACTCTGTTCCCTTGGACAGCTCCACTCCAATGTCATCGGAACCGTCGCCTTCTAACACTGAGGGTAGTGACAGAGATACGCTCGTTGGATTTCCTCGGGTTCAGTGGTCTCCAAATGAAACACCTACCTCGTGTACCTCAGTCCCGGGCTACGCTTGGAGCCAGATATCTGCTGATGGACGTAAAGTTACCTCGCTTTCTCGAACACACTCAAG ACTGCCAATTGTGAATGCACCGGTAAACAGGGATAAAGTTTGTAAGCCAATGACATTGACAGATGGCCGTGTAGTATATAGATGTCCATTCTGTAGTAAAGACTTTCTCTCCTACTCTGACATCAACAGACATATGGACTTCCATGAAG atatCCGACCATACAAGTGTAAATACTGTGACTACTTTGCCCGTACCAACAGTCAACTCAAGGTCCATATGATGCGACATCAAG GTATACGTGAGTTCTGCTGCAAGGTATGTAACTACAAGGGAGTAACCCAGTCTGATCTGAACCGTCACATGAAGTCCCAAATTCACATCCTCAAGTCTCGCAATGAGTGTAGGCACTGTGGCGAGGGCTTTGTCACACAGAAAAACCTGGAGAAACATCTCGATGGAAATTGTATCGTGAAAGTTACAAAGTTAGAGGATACTTCAGACTTCTATGCTACCTCCAAACTAGAAAATGTTGGTTTGGAGGCCTAA